Genomic window (Streptomyces liliiviolaceus):
ACGCTCCTCGAAGGGCTGCGCGCGATGGGTTTCGCACCGGCCGCCGAGTCCGCCGAGGGCGATGTGCTGATCACCCGCGCGCTCGCGCACCGCACGCCCCCGCGCACGGCGCCCGAGCCGGTCCCCGACGGTCCGCCGTCCCCCGACACCATCCTGCTGGGGGCCGCGATCCGGGCCATCCGCGCGGGCGACCTGGCCTCCACGGCCCCGCGCAAGCCGTCCGCCTCCGCCTCCGGTTCCGCCGACTCCGGCTCCGACTCCGGTTCCGGTTCCGGTTCGTCCGGTGGCGGGCGGAACGGCACTCTCCCGCGCACCACCGCCGCCGAGACCCTCGCCACCATGCAGGCCGCCGTCCTCACCGGCGGCACCCTGTGGATCGGTTACGTGAACGCCGAGGGCTCCGCCAGCCAGCGCGTCATCGCCCCCGTCCGGGTGGAGGGCGGTTTCGTCACGGCGTACGACCACACCGCGGACGAGGTCCGGACGTATCCGCTGCACCGGGTGACGGGCGTGGCGGAACTGGCGGACGACCAGGCCTGAGTCAGCTCGCCCACCGGTCTCCCTCGCGCTCCCTCTCCCTCGTAATCCGCCTCCCTCGCACTCCGCCTCACTCGTTCGGGTGTAGGCGGCGGTTCATGCGCGCCACGCCGGACGCTTCCCACCCATGAGGGACCTTGTGGGTTCTCCGGCATTCCCGCGCCGGCCGCTGGGCAGCCACTGGGCGTCCTGCTCACGCAACGAACCCATGTGAAGAAGAGGGAATCCCATGCGTACTGCCCGTCGTGTCGCCACCGTCCTGATCGGTACCGCCGCGCTGCTCGGCGCACTCGCCTCACAGGCCGCGGCGATCGGCATCGATCTCGGCGGGGGCGTGACGTTCTGAGCCGCCCCCGCGCGGCACGTCATACCCCGTAAGCCCCGTCCCGCCCCGTACGTCCTGCGGGCCGGACCCGGTCCGACCGGGTCCGGCCCGTCCCCTCCGTGGGCCCCGCCCCCGCTCAGCGGCACCCGAAAGGTTCTGTAGCTCCCATGCGTCCCCTCCGTCTCATGCTGCAACCCGCCTGTCCCACGGCCTCCGAGCCCTCCGTGAATCCCGCGGGCCCGGAGCGCCGTACGCACCACGCGCGCACCGCCGCCGCGGTCGCCCTCATCGCCTCGGCCGTGCTCATCGGCGTACTCGCCCCGCAGGCCGCCGCGGCCCGGCGATCCGCCCTGCCGCTGCCGCTGCCGGTGACCGCCGTGGAACCGCTGGTGACCGAGGGGATCGGCATCGAGGGGCCGCTGATCAACAACATCACTCTGCCCACGCTGAAGTGACCCGGCGCATGCGGTAGCTGTCCCCTTCGAGGCGCACGATCTCCGCGTGGTGCGCAAGCCGGTCGACCATCGCGGGGGCGGCGCCGCCGAAGACCTCCTCCCAGCGGCCGAGCGGACGGTCGGTGGTCACGATCAGGGAGGACCGCTCGTAGCGGTGCGCGACGAGCTGGAAGAAGAGGTGGGCGGTGTCCGGGTCGAGCGGGGTGTAGCCGACCTCGTCGACGATGAGCAGCGGGCGGGCGTCGAGGTCCGCCAGTTCCTCGCCGAGCCGGCCCGCAGACCGGGCGCCCGCCAGTCGCGCGGCCCACTGCGCCGCGGTGGCGAAGAGCACTTGGTGCCCCGCCTGGCAGGCCCGTACGCCGAGGCCGACGGCGAGATGCGTCTTGCCGGTGCCGGGCGGGCCGACGAACACCACGTTGCGCCGGGCCGCGACGAAGTCCAGGCTGCCGAGCCGGGACACGGCCTCCCGGTCGAGCACCCGGGGGTACTCCTCGTCGAAGTCCTCCAGCAGCTTCCGGGCGGGGAACCGGGCGTCACGGATCCGGGCCTCGGCACCGGGCTCCGTGGAGTCGTGCGGGTCGTGCGGGTCGGCGGACTCGTACGGGTTGTGCGGGCTGTGCGGGTCGTGGGCGTCGTACGGGGAGGAGACCGTCTGCACCGGGATCGGGGCGGTGGTCTGCGCGGCGAGCTGTGCGGCGGCCTGCGAGACGGACGGGCCCGCGACCGGGACGGGGACCCGTGCGGCGGGCACGGTCTTGGCCGCGAACGCGAACTCGGCCGGGACGGAGGACCCCGTCATCCCGCCGGCCGCCCTCCCGCCGCCCTCACCCCTGAACCCGGACCCGGCACCGGAGGCGTACGCGTACCCGAGCCCCCGCTCCTGCCCACCCGCATGCTCCTGCGCATGGGCTTGGCCGTGGATCAGCGCGTGGGCGAGCCCATGCCCCTTGTGCAGGCGCTCCCCGTGCGTCGCCATCGGGCCCGACATGTACGCGAGGATCGCCGCCGAGGCGATGAACGCCATGTGGATGACCGTCCCCCACAGCAGCGAGTGGTGCGAGGTGTGGTGCACATCCACGAACATCTGCAGCAGATGCACGGACGAGATGCCCACGATGGCGGTGGCGAGCTTCACCTTGAGCACGTTGGAATTGACGTGCGAGAGCCATTCCGGCTGGTCACGGTGGCCCTGGAGACCGATGCGCGAGACGAACGTCTCGTACCCGCCGACGATCACCATGATCAGCAGATTGGCGATCATGACGACGTCGACCAGCTTCAGGACGGCGAGCATCACGTACGTCTCGTTCGCCTGCCCGGTCACGCTCCGGATGATTAAAGTCCACAGCTCTCTGAAGAACTTGTAGACGTACACCCCCTGTGCGGCCACCAGTCCGAAGTACAGCGGGGCCTGGAGCCAGCGGGTGGCGAAGAGCGAGTACCCGAGAGTCGCGCTCGGCTGCGAGGCGGGCGGCGTCTCGGGCTGCGGCTCGGGCGGCGGGGCATGGCTGTGATGAGACAACAGTGAGCTCTCCCTGGGCGGCGAACCGGATGGCGAACCGGGTGGTGACCTGCGGCAGTGACCTGCGGAATCGCCATTCTTCGGGGCAGCGACCGTAAATCTGAATTCACACCACTCATTGGAATGAATAGACATTCAGTAGGACAGGACAGGGGGCAGCAGGCGTTCGCGGCGGCGGGCCCCGGCCATCAGGCACACTGGACGTTTGGCCGTGCACATCGCACGGCTGTGCAGAAGGGGACGCGCGTGAATGGTCCACTCATCGTCCAGTCCGACAAGACCCTGCTCCTGGAGGTCGACCACGAGCTGGCGGACGAGTGCCGCCGGGTCATCGCTCCCTTCGCCGAGCTGGAGCGCGCGCCGGAGCACATCCACACCTACCGGGTGACCCCGCTCGGGCTGTGGAACGCGCGCGCGGCCGGACACGACGCCGAGCAGGTCGTGGACGCGCTCGTGCAGTACAGCCGCTATCCGGTGCCGCACGCGCTGCTGGTCGACATCGCGGAGACGATGGGCCGCTACGGCCGGCTCACCCTGAGCAAGCACCCGGCCCACGGGCTCGTCCTGACCACCACCGACCGGCCCGTCCTTGAGGAGATCCTGCGCTCGAAGCGGATCACCCCGCTCGTGGGCGCCCGGCTCGACCCGGACACCGTGGCCGTGCACCCCTCCGAGCGCGGCCAGATCAAGCAGACGCTCCTGAAGCTGGGCTGGCCCGCCGAGGACCTCGCCGGGTACGTGGACGGGGAGGCGCACCCCATCGGGCTCGCCGAGGACGGCTGGTCCCTGCGGCCGTACCAGAAGCAGGCCGTGGAGAACTTCTGGCACGGCGGGTCGGGTGTGGTCGTGCTCCCCTGCGGCGCCGGAAAGACGCTGGTCGGCGCGGGTGCGATGGCCGAGGCGAAGGCCACCACGCTCATCCTCGTCACGAACACGGTCTCGGCCCGGCAGTGGAAGCACGAGCTGGTCAAGCGCACGAGTCTGACCGAGGACGAGATCGGCGAGTACAGCGGTACGCGCAAGGAGATCCGCCCGGTCACCATCGCGACGTACCAGGTGCTGACGACCAAGCGGAAGGGTGTCTACCAGCACCTGGAGCTGTTCGACTCCCGCGACTGGGGGCTGATCATCTACGACGAGGTGCATCTGCTGCCCGCGCCGGTCTTCAAGTTCACCGCCGACCTCCAGGCGCGCCGCCGGCTCGGTCTGACGGCCACGCTGGTGCGTGAGGACGGCCGCGAGTCGGACGTGTTCTCCCTCATCGGGCCGAAGCGTTTCGACGCGCCCTGGAAGGAGATCGAGGCGCAGGGGTACATCGCGCCGGCCGACTGTGTCGAGGTCCGGGTGAACCTCACGGACTCCGAGCGGCTGGCGTACGCGACCGCCGAGGCGGAGGAGAAGTACCGCTTCTGCGCGACGACGGCGACCAAGCGCAAGGTCACGGAGGCGCTGGTCAGGCGGTTCGCGGGAATGCAGACCCTGGTCATCGGCCAGTACATCGACCAGCTCGACGAACTGGGCGAGCATCTGGACGCGCCGGTCATCAAGGGCGAGACGTCGAACGCGCAGCGCGAGAAGCTCTTCGACGCGTTCCGTGAGGGCGAGATCAGCGTGCTGGTCGTCTCGAAGGTCGCCAACTTCTCCATCGACCTGCCGGAGGCGACGGTCGCCATCCAGGTGTCGGGCACCTTCGGCTCCCGCCAGGAGGAGGCCCAGCGCCTCGGCCGGGTGCTGCGTCCGAAGGCGGACGGCCACCAGGCGCACTTCTACTCGGTCGTGGCCCGCGACACCATCGACCAGGACTTCGCGGCCCATCGCCAGCGCTTCCTGGCCGAGCAGGGCTACGCGTACCGGATCGTGGACGCGGACGAGCTGCTGGCCGACAACTAGCGCTCAGCCGGTCGGTGCTCGGGGGGCCGGGGCCCTCGGGGGCGCTCGGGGGGCGCTCCGGGGGGGGCGCTCCGGGGGCGCTAGCGGCGGCGTACGCCGGCCTCCTCGCCGTACTCGCCGAGGAGGACCACTCCGAGGGCGGCGCCGGCGAAGACCTTGACGGCGCGCAGGGCGTCGCCGACACGGTGGCGGTGACTGCCCCGCAGGGCGGTCGCGCCGTTCGGCGGGCGGGGGCGGGCGGGGGCCTGGGTGAAGGTCGCGGTACTCATGCATCCATGGTGGAACGTCCGCGCCCCACTTCCATCGGTCTGCGGACCGAACCTGGGGCGTCCCCACGT
Coding sequences:
- a CDS encoding DNA repair helicase XPB — translated: MNGPLIVQSDKTLLLEVDHELADECRRVIAPFAELERAPEHIHTYRVTPLGLWNARAAGHDAEQVVDALVQYSRYPVPHALLVDIAETMGRYGRLTLSKHPAHGLVLTTTDRPVLEEILRSKRITPLVGARLDPDTVAVHPSERGQIKQTLLKLGWPAEDLAGYVDGEAHPIGLAEDGWSLRPYQKQAVENFWHGGSGVVVLPCGAGKTLVGAGAMAEAKATTLILVTNTVSARQWKHELVKRTSLTEDEIGEYSGTRKEIRPVTIATYQVLTTKRKGVYQHLELFDSRDWGLIIYDEVHLLPAPVFKFTADLQARRRLGLTATLVREDGRESDVFSLIGPKRFDAPWKEIEAQGYIAPADCVEVRVNLTDSERLAYATAEAEEKYRFCATTATKRKVTEALVRRFAGMQTLVIGQYIDQLDELGEHLDAPVIKGETSNAQREKLFDAFREGEISVLVVSKVANFSIDLPEATVAIQVSGTFGSRQEEAQRLGRVLRPKADGHQAHFYSVVARDTIDQDFAAHRQRFLAEQGYAYRIVDADELLADN
- the istB gene encoding IS21-like element helper ATPase IstB, producing MSHHSHAPPPEPQPETPPASQPSATLGYSLFATRWLQAPLYFGLVAAQGVYVYKFFRELWTLIIRSVTGQANETYVMLAVLKLVDVVMIANLLIMVIVGGYETFVSRIGLQGHRDQPEWLSHVNSNVLKVKLATAIVGISSVHLLQMFVDVHHTSHHSLLWGTVIHMAFIASAAILAYMSGPMATHGERLHKGHGLAHALIHGQAHAQEHAGGQERGLGYAYASGAGSGFRGEGGGRAAGGMTGSSVPAEFAFAAKTVPAARVPVPVAGPSVSQAAAQLAAQTTAPIPVQTVSSPYDAHDPHSPHNPYESADPHDPHDSTEPGAEARIRDARFPARKLLEDFDEEYPRVLDREAVSRLGSLDFVAARRNVVFVGPPGTGKTHLAVGLGVRACQAGHQVLFATAAQWAARLAGARSAGRLGEELADLDARPLLIVDEVGYTPLDPDTAHLFFQLVAHRYERSSLIVTTDRPLGRWEEVFGGAAPAMVDRLAHHAEIVRLEGDSYRMRRVTSAWAE